A single genomic interval of Microbulbifer variabilis harbors:
- a CDS encoding cupin domain-containing protein yields MASPLTHLGDMPIEVFMRDYWQQKPLLIRNAFPNFESPISGEELAGMALEETIESRLVLENGESGPWELRNGPFTEEDFLSLPRTHWTLLVQAVDQWLSEVAELKEYFRFIPDWRLDDVMISYAADQGSVGPHYDHYDVFLLQAEGKRLWQQGAKVDETNPRLEGTPLNILKKFNAENSWVLEPGDMLYLPPQYSHWGIAEGGCTTISIGFRAPSASAILEDLAAEVAMGLKDSLRYTDAGMEPTKSPAEVDPESVARLQQQLAEWLRQPEKVTQWFGAVMTEAKYPDTVALDADEAADWREQMPKGMPLVLNPASRVAFSREPATLFVDGEALTAPLTFAQQFAESHEISWSDIETYPEIANFDGLIDQLVAQGTLIYPPEDF; encoded by the coding sequence GTGGCAAGCCCCCTTACCCATCTCGGCGATATGCCGATTGAAGTTTTTATGCGCGATTATTGGCAACAAAAACCCTTGCTGATCCGCAATGCTTTCCCCAACTTCGAATCGCCCATATCAGGAGAAGAGCTTGCCGGAATGGCTCTGGAGGAGACGATTGAATCTCGCCTGGTGCTTGAAAATGGCGAGAGCGGTCCCTGGGAGCTACGCAACGGCCCTTTCACTGAGGAAGACTTTCTATCCCTACCCCGCACGCACTGGACCCTACTTGTACAAGCCGTAGATCAATGGCTTTCCGAAGTGGCTGAATTAAAAGAGTATTTTCGCTTTATCCCAGACTGGCGCCTGGATGATGTGATGATTAGTTACGCGGCGGATCAGGGGAGTGTCGGACCGCACTATGACCACTACGATGTCTTTCTGCTCCAAGCCGAGGGCAAACGCCTGTGGCAGCAGGGAGCGAAAGTGGATGAGACCAATCCCCGCCTGGAAGGCACGCCCCTCAATATCCTGAAAAAATTTAATGCTGAGAACAGCTGGGTACTGGAGCCTGGCGACATGCTTTACCTCCCGCCACAATACAGTCACTGGGGTATCGCCGAGGGCGGCTGCACCACGATCTCCATTGGCTTCCGAGCACCTTCTGCCTCAGCCATATTGGAAGATCTCGCGGCCGAAGTGGCAATGGGACTGAAGGATAGCCTGCGTTATACCGATGCCGGCATGGAACCGACAAAATCCCCAGCGGAAGTTGATCCCGAGTCCGTAGCTCGCTTACAACAACAACTGGCCGAGTGGCTTAGGCAACCAGAGAAGGTCACTCAGTGGTTTGGCGCAGTGATGACTGAAGCAAAATACCCTGATACCGTCGCACTAGACGCGGATGAGGCCGCTGACTGGCGTGAGCAAATGCCAAAGGGGATGCCATTGGTGCTAAACCCCGCATCTCGAGTCGCCTTTTCCAGGGAGCCGGCCACGTTATTTGTCGACGGTGAAGCCCTAACCGCACCACTCACCTTTGCTCAACAATTTGCCGAGTCCCACGAAATTTCCTGGAGCGACATTGAAACCTATCCAGAAATTGCCAACTTCGATGGTTTAATAGACCAATTGGTAGCCCAAGGCACACTGATTTATCCCCCTGAGGATTTCTGA
- a CDS encoding 8-oxoguanine deaminase codes for MPKTLLLKNAEVLVTMDSERREIPNGGIFAEEGIITAVGPTDKLPMSADTIIDASGQIVLPGLVNTHHHLNQTLTRNLPATQNKNLFAWLQLHYPIWSRINPEASRTSALIGLAELILSGCTTVFDHSYLFKSGNKVDFHIEAAKDLGVRFHASRGSMSLGRSQGGLPPDESVEDEDFILQDSIRVIDRYHDASYGALTRIVLAPCSPFTVSENLLKETALLARDKGVMLHTHICETFDEERHTLERFGKRPLEWMGESEWLGPDVWFAHAIHIDTQEINTFARTGCGIAHCPSSNMRLASGIAPVKDYIAAGIKVGLGVDGSASNDASNMLLETRQAMLLSRLRMGLRPPEGPHRYAQLPQSHPLRSPEWMTAREALELATIGGASVLNRTDIGALEVGRCADFFSLELNTIQYAGALSDPVAAIVFCAPQSAKTVVIHGRQVVSNGEITSINMEPVIRDHNQWSQRLLANG; via the coding sequence ATGCCCAAGACACTACTGCTTAAGAACGCTGAAGTACTGGTAACCATGGACTCAGAAAGACGTGAGATTCCCAATGGCGGTATTTTTGCCGAAGAAGGCATTATCACGGCTGTAGGCCCCACAGATAAACTACCCATGAGCGCTGACACCATTATTGACGCTAGCGGGCAGATAGTCCTACCAGGACTGGTGAACACTCATCACCATTTAAACCAGACTCTCACCCGCAACCTGCCAGCGACCCAGAACAAAAATTTATTCGCCTGGCTTCAGCTTCACTACCCTATCTGGAGCCGGATAAATCCAGAAGCCTCTCGCACAAGTGCTTTGATTGGTTTGGCTGAGCTTATTCTCTCTGGTTGCACCACGGTTTTTGACCATTCTTATTTATTTAAAAGTGGCAACAAAGTGGACTTTCATATTGAAGCAGCAAAGGACTTAGGGGTGAGGTTCCATGCAAGCCGCGGCTCCATGTCTTTGGGCAGATCACAAGGGGGCTTACCCCCAGATGAAAGTGTCGAAGATGAAGATTTTATTCTCCAAGACAGTATCCGGGTCATTGATCGCTATCACGATGCAAGCTATGGAGCCCTGACTCGAATTGTTCTGGCCCCCTGCTCTCCATTTACTGTTTCAGAAAATCTGCTCAAAGAAACTGCCCTGCTGGCCCGTGATAAAGGCGTTATGCTACACACGCATATTTGCGAAACATTTGATGAAGAGCGCCACACTTTAGAACGATTTGGCAAGCGCCCTCTGGAGTGGATGGGAGAAAGCGAGTGGTTGGGGCCCGATGTTTGGTTTGCTCACGCAATACACATCGATACACAAGAAATAAATACTTTTGCTCGTACCGGGTGTGGCATCGCTCACTGTCCAAGCTCTAATATGCGCCTTGCATCAGGGATAGCCCCCGTTAAAGACTATATTGCAGCTGGAATTAAAGTGGGACTTGGTGTGGATGGGTCAGCCAGCAATGACGCCTCCAATATGCTCTTGGAGACCCGCCAGGCAATGTTGCTCTCAAGGTTGCGCATGGGCCTTCGCCCACCGGAGGGGCCACATCGCTACGCCCAACTTCCTCAGTCCCACCCTCTACGCTCGCCGGAATGGATGACAGCCAGGGAAGCTTTAGAGCTTGCCACTATCGGTGGTGCCAGCGTTCTTAATCGTACTGATATCGGAGCATTGGAAGTTGGGCGTTGTGCTGATTTCTTTTCTCTAGAACTCAACACTATTCAATATGCCGGGGCTCTTTCAGATCCAGTTGCCGCGATAGTCTTCTGCGCCCCCCAATCAGCAAAAACTGTAGTAATTCACGGTCGACAAGTTGTGAGCAATGGAGAGATTACTTCAATAAATATGGAACCCGTTATTCGAGATCACAATCAATGGAGCCAGAGGTTATTGGCTAATGGCTAA
- a CDS encoding flavodoxin family protein: MIKAGVVYHSVCGSTKTLAEATADGINSISGCEGVTFAVEAKHIQHGRYENPDLMHRLDQCDGIVLGSPTFMGSVSAQFKAFMDAASERYSSRGWVDKLSAGFTIGSNFSGDQLNTLTTLQIFAAQMGMLWVPNDILPNLDVQGRNRSGCQSGLVAVVNSEGAVHELDRLTALYLGERIGRLLKRFSPCGSI, encoded by the coding sequence ATGATTAAAGCAGGAGTTGTTTATCACTCCGTTTGCGGCAGTACAAAGACATTGGCAGAAGCCACTGCGGATGGAATTAATAGTATCTCTGGATGTGAAGGAGTTACATTTGCTGTTGAGGCCAAGCATATTCAGCACGGGCGCTATGAGAATCCTGACTTGATGCATCGTCTGGATCAGTGTGATGGAATTGTGCTGGGCTCGCCAACTTTTATGGGGTCGGTTTCAGCCCAGTTTAAGGCTTTTATGGATGCGGCCAGTGAACGTTACAGTAGTCGCGGCTGGGTTGATAAGCTATCTGCAGGTTTTACTATCGGCAGTAATTTCAGTGGGGATCAGCTTAATACTCTAACGACTTTGCAGATATTTGCCGCGCAGATGGGGATGTTGTGGGTGCCTAATGACATTTTACCAAATCTGGACGTACAGGGGCGAAATAGAAGTGGTTGTCAGTCCGGTCTTGTGGCCGTTGTTAATAGTGAAGGGGCTGTGCATGAGCTTGACCGACTTACGGCTTTATATTTGGGGGAGCGAATAGGGCGTCTATTAAAGCGCTTTAGTCCTTGCGGCAGTATCTAA
- a CDS encoding efflux transporter outer membrane subunit, translating into MIRRKILSLFRFEYLRKSLALGAFSVFVGNGCMLGPDYVPPPVTVEDTWIYQNSKRVDILETVNPYWWQSAFADPVLDDLVEQAIENNLELRSAALRALQAQQLLAIAIGNQYPQIQQIEGLVDRSKYVRSGITGNYQSEYYLNFNLTWELDMWGQLRRLVNSAAADFEASMAEYDGLLVSIIAQVAQTYINIRTVKRRIQVAQENIRIQTEGLRIAEVKFHAGEVSALDAEQAQTLLSNTQAAVPALEATLQQFKNTLSILLGMPPHSLNDLLSVPPTVPHVPSIITIGMPQDLLRQRPDIRQAERLLAAQGELIGVARAELYPNFAIGGLIGAIDIRGGQLNGRSDAWDLFVEFDWNVFNYGRLRNNVRLQDATFQQLVSDYQQVVLQAQVDVENAIVAYLKSQEQQYFYNIAAMASEEAVNLSMTQYVDGAIQFNTVITTMVSNFTQQDLLVIAQGAVAANLVQVYLSLGGGWQIQDGLTPLELLPEETIEDMLRRTHYWDKILE; encoded by the coding sequence ATGATACGGCGCAAAATCCTTAGCCTGTTTAGGTTTGAATATCTACGCAAGTCCTTAGCTCTTGGTGCTTTTTCTGTATTTGTTGGTAATGGTTGCATGCTGGGCCCAGATTATGTACCGCCCCCTGTTACAGTTGAAGACACCTGGATTTATCAAAACAGTAAACGGGTAGATATCCTTGAAACAGTGAATCCTTACTGGTGGCAGTCTGCCTTCGCCGATCCTGTTCTGGATGATTTGGTAGAGCAGGCAATAGAAAATAACCTGGAATTGCGATCAGCCGCATTAAGAGCACTGCAAGCGCAGCAGCTCCTCGCTATTGCAATAGGGAATCAATATCCCCAGATACAGCAAATTGAGGGGCTCGTAGATCGCTCCAAATATGTTCGCTCCGGTATAACCGGAAACTATCAGAGTGAGTACTACCTTAATTTCAATTTAACCTGGGAGTTGGATATGTGGGGGCAGTTGAGGCGATTGGTTAATTCCGCCGCAGCTGACTTTGAGGCCAGTATGGCTGAATATGATGGGCTGCTTGTCTCAATCATTGCACAGGTAGCGCAAACATATATCAATATTCGCACTGTAAAACGCCGTATTCAGGTGGCACAGGAAAATATTCGTATTCAGACTGAAGGGCTAAGAATCGCTGAAGTAAAATTTCATGCAGGAGAGGTCAGTGCGTTGGATGCCGAACAGGCCCAAACCTTATTAAGTAACACTCAGGCTGCTGTTCCTGCGCTGGAAGCTACGCTTCAGCAGTTCAAAAATACCCTTTCAATACTACTGGGTATGCCCCCTCATAGCCTTAATGACCTCCTTTCTGTACCTCCAACGGTGCCCCATGTGCCCTCAATTATAACGATAGGCATGCCGCAGGATCTTTTGCGTCAGCGTCCTGATATTCGCCAGGCTGAGCGGCTTCTCGCAGCACAGGGGGAGCTGATTGGTGTTGCTCGAGCGGAGCTATACCCAAACTTTGCAATCGGTGGGCTAATAGGAGCAATTGATATCAGGGGGGGACAGTTAAATGGCAGAAGTGATGCTTGGGATTTATTCGTTGAGTTTGATTGGAATGTGTTTAATTATGGCCGGTTGCGCAACAATGTGCGCTTGCAGGATGCGACCTTCCAGCAACTGGTATCAGACTACCAGCAAGTGGTCTTACAGGCGCAGGTTGATGTTGAGAATGCCATAGTTGCATATCTCAAATCCCAGGAACAACAGTACTTTTATAATATCGCCGCTATGGCTTCTGAAGAGGCCGTCAATCTCTCCATGACGCAATATGTCGACGGAGCGATACAGTTCAACACTGTTATCACCACGATGGTTTCAAATTTTACCCAGCAGGATCTCTTGGTGATTGCCCAAGGTGCAGTAGCAGCGAATCTAGTTCAGGTTTATCTTTCTCTTGGGGGCGGCTGGCAGATTCAAGATGGACTGACACCATTGGAGTTATTACCCGAAGAGACAATAGAGGATATGCTTCGCAGGACTCACTATTGGGATAAGATCTTGGAATAA
- a CDS encoding GNAT family N-acetyltransferase produces the protein MAALVRPADWQKEQESIRTIREAVFVQEQKVPADLEWDNQEESSQHFLVFNGDVAVGTGRLSKSGKVGRMAIMPSARGKGLGAQLLKAICDFAKLQGFRSVYLHAQQHAEGFYIRSGFIPEGETFYEANIPHIKMIRQLH, from the coding sequence ATGGCCGCACTGGTGCGCCCCGCTGACTGGCAAAAAGAACAAGAAAGCATTCGCACTATCCGCGAAGCTGTGTTCGTCCAGGAACAGAAAGTTCCTGCCGACTTGGAGTGGGATAACCAGGAAGAATCTTCACAACACTTCCTAGTTTTTAATGGTGATGTTGCCGTTGGAACCGGGCGGCTCAGCAAAAGTGGTAAAGTTGGGCGGATGGCGATCATGCCATCCGCCCGAGGCAAAGGTCTGGGGGCCCAGTTACTCAAGGCGATTTGTGACTTTGCCAAACTACAGGGCTTTCGCAGTGTATATCTACATGCACAACAGCATGCTGAAGGCTTCTACATTCGAAGTGGCTTTATCCCAGAGGGAGAAACCTTTTACGAGGCTAATATCCCTCATATTAAAATGATTCGTCAGTTGCACTAG
- the purB gene encoding adenylosuccinate lyase has product MTVELSALTAVSPIDGRYESKTAPLREIFSEYGLIRARVEVEVRWLQKLSAHSEITEVEQFDEAANQLLDSIVANFSLEDAGRIKEIERTTNHDVKAVEYFLKEKISGNAQLEKVSEFVHFACTSEDINNLSHALMLRAGRDNVMLPAMNSLVEKIAQLAQDFADVPMLSRTHGQTASPTTVGKELANVVARLRRQVAQVGAVPLLGKINGAVGNYNAHLSAYPNIDWEKNAEEFISSLGLTWNPYTTQIEPHDYIAELFDAIARFNTILIDFDRDIWGYISLGYFKQKVVAGEVGSSTMPHKVNPIDFENSEGNLGLANAVFQHLAAKLPVSRWQRDLTDSTVLRNMGVGAGYSAIAYAATMKGLGKLEINRERLAEDLDSSWEVLAEPIQTVMRRYNIEEPYEKLKALTRGQGITRETLKVFIENLEIPAEAKSALLEMTPASYIGNAVEQARKI; this is encoded by the coding sequence ATGACAGTTGAGCTTTCCGCACTCACAGCGGTATCCCCTATTGATGGTCGCTACGAGAGCAAGACTGCCCCACTACGCGAAATTTTTAGTGAATACGGCCTGATTCGCGCCCGTGTTGAAGTGGAAGTGCGCTGGCTTCAGAAACTCTCCGCGCACTCAGAAATCACTGAGGTAGAGCAGTTCGATGAAGCTGCCAACCAGCTACTCGATAGCATTGTGGCCAACTTTTCCCTGGAAGATGCTGGGCGTATCAAAGAAATTGAGCGCACCACCAACCACGACGTGAAAGCGGTTGAATATTTCCTCAAAGAAAAAATCAGCGGCAATGCCCAGCTGGAAAAAGTAAGCGAGTTCGTGCACTTCGCTTGCACTTCTGAAGACATCAACAACCTGTCCCACGCTCTAATGCTACGCGCTGGTCGCGACAACGTTATGTTGCCCGCAATGAATAGCCTGGTAGAAAAGATCGCCCAGCTAGCCCAGGATTTCGCCGACGTGCCCATGCTGTCTCGCACCCACGGCCAAACCGCCAGCCCTACGACCGTGGGCAAGGAACTCGCCAACGTGGTTGCACGCCTTCGCCGCCAGGTAGCCCAGGTAGGGGCTGTCCCCTTGCTGGGTAAAATCAACGGTGCTGTAGGCAACTACAATGCCCACCTGTCTGCCTACCCAAATATCGACTGGGAAAAGAATGCGGAAGAATTTATTTCCTCGCTCGGCCTGACCTGGAACCCCTACACCACCCAGATCGAACCACACGACTATATTGCCGAACTGTTCGATGCTATTGCGCGCTTTAACACCATCCTGATCGACTTTGACCGCGACATCTGGGGCTATATTTCCCTCGGTTACTTCAAACAGAAAGTCGTTGCCGGAGAAGTGGGCTCCTCCACTATGCCGCACAAGGTCAATCCTATCGATTTCGAAAACTCCGAAGGAAACCTGGGCCTGGCCAACGCTGTATTCCAGCACCTGGCCGCGAAGTTACCAGTCTCCCGCTGGCAGCGCGATCTGACCGATTCCACCGTACTGCGCAACATGGGTGTGGGTGCCGGTTACTCTGCCATCGCTTATGCCGCCACCATGAAGGGGCTGGGCAAGCTGGAAATCAACCGTGAACGCCTGGCAGAAGACCTGGACAGCTCCTGGGAAGTGCTGGCAGAGCCGATCCAGACTGTGATGCGCCGCTACAACATCGAAGAGCCTTACGAGAAACTGAAGGCCCTTACTCGCGGCCAGGGCATCACCCGCGAAACCTTGAAAGTGTTTATCGAGAATCTGGAAATTCCTGCGGAAGCCAAAAGCGCACTGCTGGAAATGACTCCTGCATCCTACATCGGTAACGCCGTCGAGCAAGCTCGCAAAATCTAA
- a CDS encoding pseudouridine synthase, with protein sequence MPKIILLNKPFGVLSQFTDPQGRATLADYIPHKGFYAAGRLDYDSEGLLLLTDDGALQHQISHPKRKMAKTYWAQVEGDISDDALMFLRKGVDLKDGRTAPAKARRLSEVDLWPRNPPIRERKSIPTSWVELIIHEGRNRQVRRMTAAVGFPTLRLVRMAIGNWNLGTLQPGQHRSEEVFSAPKPRPKGKSKPPQKRNHPRRRQ encoded by the coding sequence ATGCCCAAGATTATTCTCCTAAACAAACCTTTTGGCGTGTTAAGCCAATTCACAGACCCCCAGGGTCGCGCCACGCTGGCAGACTATATCCCGCATAAGGGCTTCTATGCCGCGGGTCGGCTCGACTATGACTCGGAGGGACTTCTACTACTCACAGATGATGGAGCGCTACAACATCAAATCAGCCACCCGAAGAGAAAGATGGCGAAGACTTACTGGGCTCAGGTAGAGGGGGACATTTCAGATGACGCCCTGATGTTTCTGCGCAAAGGTGTAGATTTGAAGGATGGACGCACAGCGCCCGCTAAGGCCCGCAGACTCTCCGAAGTCGACCTGTGGCCGCGCAATCCCCCAATCCGAGAGCGCAAGTCCATTCCCACCAGCTGGGTAGAACTTATCATTCACGAGGGTAGAAACCGTCAGGTGCGACGTATGACCGCAGCGGTTGGCTTCCCTACCCTGCGCTTGGTTCGAATGGCTATCGGCAATTGGAATCTCGGCACTCTGCAGCCGGGGCAGCACCGCTCGGAGGAGGTTTTTTCTGCGCCTAAGCCAAGGCCCAAAGGCAAATCGAAGCCACCTCAGAAGCGCAATCATCCTCGCCGGAGACAATAA
- the mnmA gene encoding tRNA 2-thiouridine(34) synthase MnmA: MPDSTHNKQPKRVIVGMSGGVDSSVAALLLMQQGYQVEGLFMKNWDEDDGTEYCTAKADLVDAQAVCEKLGIKLHTANFAAEYWDHVFEYFLAEYKAGRTPNPDILCNREIKFKVFLEYAEVLGADAIATGHYTRRRDIEGRTYLLKGLDGNKDQSYFLHAVGEGEFARSLFPLGELEKPEVRRIAEENGFITHNKKDSTGICFIGERRFKDFLEQYLPAQPGDMETPEGEIMGRHAGLMYHTIGQRQGLGIGGVKGAGEEPWYVVGKNLERNVLIVAQGAHHPLLYATGLVATQTHWINGAAPGESFRCQAKTRYRQPDQDCTIRVQKGGNLTVEFDEPQRAITPGQSLVLYDGEICLGGAVIEQATGIGTAVPEKYKKH, translated from the coding sequence ATGCCTGATTCCACGCACAACAAACAGCCCAAGCGCGTCATCGTCGGTATGTCCGGCGGTGTGGATTCCTCTGTAGCCGCACTTCTGCTCATGCAGCAGGGCTACCAAGTGGAGGGCTTGTTTATGAAGAATTGGGACGAAGATGACGGCACTGAGTACTGCACCGCGAAAGCAGACTTGGTCGATGCCCAGGCGGTATGTGAAAAACTGGGCATCAAACTGCATACCGCTAATTTTGCTGCCGAGTATTGGGACCATGTCTTCGAATACTTCCTGGCAGAATACAAGGCCGGACGCACGCCTAACCCGGACATTCTGTGCAATCGGGAGATCAAGTTTAAAGTTTTCCTGGAATATGCCGAAGTTCTGGGAGCTGATGCCATTGCCACAGGACATTACACCCGCCGACGCGATATAGAAGGTCGCACCTATTTGCTCAAGGGCTTGGATGGCAACAAGGATCAAAGCTACTTCCTCCACGCTGTCGGCGAGGGTGAGTTCGCTCGCTCTCTATTTCCACTGGGCGAGTTGGAAAAACCTGAAGTACGACGTATCGCTGAGGAAAACGGCTTTATCACCCACAATAAAAAAGACAGTACGGGGATCTGCTTTATTGGCGAACGCCGCTTCAAGGACTTTCTGGAACAGTATCTGCCCGCCCAGCCGGGCGACATGGAAACTCCAGAAGGTGAAATTATGGGGCGCCACGCCGGTCTGATGTACCACACCATAGGACAAAGGCAGGGTCTTGGTATCGGAGGGGTAAAAGGCGCGGGCGAAGAACCCTGGTACGTAGTCGGAAAGAACCTAGAGCGCAACGTATTGATTGTTGCCCAGGGGGCACATCACCCCTTGCTTTACGCCACGGGTCTGGTGGCAACCCAAACACATTGGATCAATGGCGCCGCACCAGGTGAGTCTTTCCGCTGTCAAGCGAAGACCCGCTACCGACAGCCAGACCAGGACTGCACAATACGGGTACAAAAGGGTGGTAACCTGACTGTGGAATTTGACGAGCCACAGCGGGCAATTACCCCAGGACAATCCCTGGTCCTGTACGATGGCGAAATATGTCTCGGCGGCGCAGTTATCGAACAGGCTACAGGTATCGGCACTGCCGTACCGGAAAAATACAAGAAACACTAA
- the hflD gene encoding high frequency lysogenization protein HflD, with product MNNWRDQALALAGIFQSATLVERLAKTGTAPQAQLETGVYSLFQLNPDRTEDVFAGAEKLLPGLQVSRQLLQSRQHPEYTDCLRYALSVLYLQRQLSKKGELLSIIGSRLEKAKTQAEHFAPTHENVFSNLASIYSDTLGTFRFRIQVLGDFNFLQQQRVANQIRSMLFAGIRSATLWRQLGGRRLHLLFQRKKLLRATDELIAQIESIKN from the coding sequence TTGAATAACTGGCGGGATCAGGCTCTGGCATTGGCCGGAATATTTCAATCCGCAACTTTAGTGGAGCGCTTGGCCAAAACAGGCACCGCTCCCCAGGCCCAGCTGGAAACCGGGGTATACAGCCTTTTCCAGCTCAACCCAGATCGCACCGAAGATGTGTTCGCCGGCGCAGAGAAGCTGCTGCCCGGCTTGCAGGTCTCACGGCAGTTACTGCAATCGCGGCAACACCCTGAATACACAGACTGCCTGCGCTATGCATTATCTGTGCTCTATCTGCAGAGGCAATTGAGTAAGAAAGGAGAGTTGCTCTCCATCATTGGCAGCCGCCTCGAAAAAGCCAAGACTCAGGCGGAACACTTTGCCCCCACCCACGAGAATGTATTTTCCAATCTCGCCAGTATTTATAGCGATACCCTCGGCACTTTCCGCTTTCGTATCCAGGTGCTGGGAGATTTTAATTTTCTGCAGCAACAGCGCGTCGCTAACCAAATCCGCTCAATGCTGTTTGCCGGTATCCGTTCAGCCACGCTGTGGCGACAATTGGGCGGAAGGCGCCTGCATCTGCTATTTCAACGCAAAAAGCTATTGCGTGCGACCGACGAGCTAATCGCACAGATCGAATCTATAAAAAACTAA
- a CDS encoding arylamine N-acetyltransferase family protein, with protein sequence MTPSTHNINLSKYLARIGYRNKPALDLKTLRDILTQHIRTLPFENVTSFLGSPVNIEMAAIEQKLVSQKRGGYCFEQNALLRAGLQQIGFAVTGLAARVLWQTPPGHQPAQSHMILLVKVGQVPYLVDAGFGSNTLTAPLRLDVSGPQSTPHGTYRLTQSGEDYLLEVKVHDAWHSMYSFDLRPRTAGDYKIANWFCSTHPESRFVEHLIATRAFPEGRHALLDRQLSYQPITGAKTVIMLANVEELRKTLLSIFGIEVPEDISSFERLAGLFENGSSQKVAEHAAVNTDRVAS encoded by the coding sequence ATGACACCAAGCACCCATAACATCAATTTATCAAAATACTTAGCACGTATTGGTTACCGCAATAAGCCAGCCCTGGATTTGAAAACCTTAAGGGATATTCTTACACAACATATTCGTACTCTGCCATTTGAGAATGTAACGTCCTTTCTTGGGAGTCCCGTGAATATTGAAATGGCCGCTATTGAGCAAAAGCTTGTGAGCCAAAAGCGTGGTGGTTATTGCTTTGAGCAAAATGCTTTATTACGGGCTGGGTTACAGCAGATAGGCTTTGCTGTTACAGGGCTTGCCGCTCGGGTTCTTTGGCAGACTCCACCGGGCCACCAGCCAGCTCAGTCTCATATGATCTTACTTGTAAAAGTAGGGCAGGTACCGTATTTGGTGGATGCGGGCTTTGGCAGCAATACACTGACTGCACCTCTGCGCTTAGATGTTTCAGGTCCTCAGAGTACGCCCCACGGTACTTATCGCCTAACTCAATCGGGAGAGGACTATCTATTAGAAGTGAAGGTCCATGATGCCTGGCATTCAATGTACAGCTTTGATTTACGGCCACGTACAGCGGGCGACTATAAAATCGCCAATTGGTTTTGTAGTACTCACCCTGAGTCCCGTTTTGTAGAGCACCTGATTGCTACTCGTGCTTTCCCCGAAGGGCGTCATGCTTTACTGGATCGCCAATTGAGTTATCAGCCGATAACTGGAGCAAAGACAGTCATCATGCTGGCGAATGTTGAAGAGTTACGCAAAACGCTATTAAGCATTTTTGGGATCGAGGTGCCCGAGGATATATCTTCCTTTGAGAGGTTAGCTGGCCTCTTTGAGAATGGCTCATCTCAAAAGGTTGCAGAGCATGCTGCTGTGAACACTGATCGGGTCGCATCATGA